DNA sequence from the Puntigrus tetrazona isolate hp1 chromosome 2, ASM1883169v1, whole genome shotgun sequence genome:
AATCGCAGCAGtgagattacatttttaaatagcccgtttattttaaattgtgctatatttcttaattttacaaatttatagtttttttctttatcaaataattgcagcagATAAAAAGAAATCGCAagataatgtttctttttgattCGAATAACTCATGCAATACAGagtcaaaacaaataaaacgcGAAAACATGCAAGAACATTTTTCACATTCTGGCTTGTCTCATCCAGGTATCCAAGGCCTCAGCTGACCTCATGCGTTACTGTGGAGAAAACGCCAAATACGACCCCCTGCTCATGGGCATCCCTGCCTCAGAAAACCCCTTCAAGGACAAAAAGCCCTGCACTATATTGTAGTGCAATAAGCATTCATCTTATTTAATTACTTCTACTCAACTTTCCCTTAAGTCCAGCTCTAGCTCCTTAGTATAACTTTGTGTCGTGTCTTAACTGTATTTAGCtcttacagtatttattactgtaaataaactCCAATCAGTACTAATTAATTGCCTTTTTGGTAATTATTAGAATTGAATCTCATCTTCACCGGCGTGACTCGTCTTCTGTTTGGTTGTTTGGGCCAAACTGAAATTATTCCACGAAATGATCCTATAAATCGAGccatttagatgttttaaaatggcCTTAAGTTCCACTCTCCACCAAACAATgcctttttatttacacttttagtTTGAAATAGGGAAGTAGCACATCACATTATGATACGAGGAGCTTGCAACTACATTAACTGATTAAATCTCACTTAACGTGTGTTATGTGTTCCTCTAGCAACGCACATGAATAATGTCATAGCAAAGGGACTGACTGAAATAAATGGAATTTAAAGATCcatatttttatgaatctgATGTGACTTCTGCAAATCATCACTTTTTaagtgcatgctgggtaaaTACAACAATACAGTGAATCTCACACAAATACCGATTTGTTCTCTATGAAAGGCGGTACCACTATGTGCAAAACCATAAGAGACGAGTTTCTGTTGTGGTTTTCGTGAACTACCCTGCACTTTCAAACCATTGTGCCTTAGATTGAGCAAAGCGGTTCTTGCTTATTACAGATACACACGAATGAAAAGAggacatgttttattttttttgatgacaCTGAGCACATTTTCTGTTCCGTTTTAAGTGCCTTTTCATTCTGATTTAATGACTTTTGTAACACAACCACTGTTGTTTGATCTTGTCtatgaattgaattgaatggaTTTTTCCCAAAAAGGGCAGTTGTGAAACATTCACCTTTAATGGGCCAAGCATCCATATGTTGATGCTGCAGCGTCTGTGTTATTGTGGAGGCATCAGAGAAGTTACGCAGCGTTTGAGATTCACGACCAAATTCCTGTGACCTCAGTATCTCTGTGAAGAAACGAGTTTCCTTTTGTTCGTTTTGGTGTTTCTTTCTATTccaatttctgtatttttgcaaGCCTTCATAACATGTGCTATACGTACTGTACCTTGAAagaaagattttattaaaattttgaaATAGTAAAAGTATGTGCATTGCATATTTATGTGTTCTTGCAAAATACGGTCAAACAGTTTGCACTGCATTACTACTACTACCTCATTTCTtgtaaaagcttatttttttgcatttaatgtaaaagtACAACTCAAAAATTCTGCTAGATATCTCTATTTGTTGTTCACAGAAGAAATCCTAGAAGTCATCATAGGTTTGTAATAATAATGCGAACGCAAGAAAATGATGACGGATAtttaattttgggtgaatttattacaaacaaattaaacaaaacaatgtttttaaccCAAGGCTTAGGTATTAAGTAGGTGTTACATAGAATTACATAGAACTATTCTAAGTAAATAACTATGTACTAATTT
Encoded proteins:
- the gng12a gene encoding guanine nucleotide-binding protein G(I)/G(S)/G(O) subunit gamma-12a isoform X1, whose protein sequence is MLTHSYMVSKMSSKMAGSNNLAHARRMVQQLRVEASIERIKVSKASADLMRYCGENAKYDPLLMGIPASENPFKDKKPCTIL
- the gng12a gene encoding guanine nucleotide-binding protein G(I)/G(S)/G(O) subunit gamma-12a isoform X2, producing the protein MVSKMSSKMAGSNNLAHARRMVQQLRVEASIERIKVSKASADLMRYCGENAKYDPLLMGIPASENPFKDKKPCTIL